From the genome of Vicia villosa cultivar HV-30 ecotype Madison, WI linkage group LG2, Vvil1.0, whole genome shotgun sequence, one region includes:
- the LOC131647440 gene encoding uncharacterized protein LOC131647440, producing the protein MHIPVSVARWNMKSEDLDAKKKAIWDELQRTFEIPDDRRRYILGLAGKRYRGWKAFLTNTYLKDKDGNFLEEAPGRPKKYEIFIGEEDWAKFVEQRDEDFRKRSAKNSARASKPAYPYKKGRLGYARLEDKIVSK; encoded by the exons atgcatattccggtctccgtagctagatggaatatgaaaagcgaagacttggatgcgaaaaaaaaagcgatttgggacgagcttcag aggacttttgagataccagatgatcgtagacgctacatacttggtttggccggcaaaagatatagagggtggaaagcttttttgacaaacacttatcttaaggataaagatggaaactttcttgaagaggcaccgggacggccaaaaaagtatgagatcttcattggtgaagaagattgggctaagtttgtagagcaaagagatgaagattttcggaaaaggagtgccaagaatagtgcgagagcatccaaacccgcatatccatacaaaaaagggcgtttgggatatgcacgcttggaggataaaattgtaagtaaatag
- the LOC131647441 gene encoding LOB domain-containing protein 40-like, whose protein sequence is MRMSCNGCRVLRKGCSEDCSIRPCLEWIKCPKSQANATLFLAKFYGRAGLTNLINSGQENLRPAIFRSLLYEACGRIVNPVYGSVGLLWSGSWQLCQAAVEAVLKGEPITPIASEAASGPPLKAYDIRHVSKDGNSEETQRVKTRSRFRRAVKPELSKETGSVDEANRSGSSGSEPGKDNESGVSVETSIIFHEEPESEPKVSDRAEEGVSDVVGLELRLGIEPVAREEYLVPIKKRKIELKDCSVSCKMELGLQFAA, encoded by the exons ATGAGAATGTCCTGTAATGGATGCAGAGTTCTAAGAAAAGGGTGTAGTGAAGATTGTAGCATAAGACCATGTTTGGAATGGATCAAGTGTCCTAAATCACAAGCTAATGCAACTCTTTTTCTTGCTAAGTTTTATGGTCGTGCTGGTCTCACCAACCTCATCAATTCTGGCCAAGAAAATCTTCGTCCAG CAATTTTTCGATCATTGCTATATGAGGCTTGTGGGAGGATCGTGAACCCGGTTTATGGGTCTGTGGGTTTATTATGGTCTGGAAGCTGGCAGCTCTGTCAAGCTGCGGTTGAAGCCGTTTTAAAAGGTGAGCCGATTACGCCGATTGCTTCAGAGGCTGCGAGTGGCCCACCGTTGAAGGCCTATGACATACGCCACGTGTCCAAAGATGGAAACTCGGAGGAGACTCAGCGAGTCAAGACTCGGTCTCGGTTCAGACGAGCCGTGAAGCCGGAGCTCAGCAAAGAAACCGGTTCAGTTGATGAGGCGAACCGATCTGGATCGTCGGGGAGTGAACCGGGTAAAGATAATGAGAGTGGGGTTTCAGTGGAAACTTCGATTATTTTTCATGAAGAACCGGAGTCCGAACCTAAGGTAAGTGACCGAGCCGAGGAAGGTGTGAGTGATGTGGTTGGTTTGGAGCTGAGGCTTGGGATTGAACCGGTTGCACGTGAGGAATATTTGGTTCCCATAAAGAAGAGGAAAATTGAGTTGAAGGATTGTAGTGTTTCTTGCAAAATGGAGCTTGGGCTTCAGTTTGCGGCTTAA